A stretch of the Coregonus clupeaformis isolate EN_2021a unplaced genomic scaffold, ASM2061545v1 scaf0166, whole genome shotgun sequence genome encodes the following:
- the LOC123483949 gene encoding vegetative cell wall protein gp1-like has product MCNPQPPSGVMSNPQPPTTLWCDEEPPTPKHPLQPPTTLWCDEHPSTALWFDEQPPNPQSPSGVMSIPQPPSGVMSNLPNSLWCDEQPPTPKHPLHPPTTLWFDANPQAPTPLWLMSNPQPPSGVMSNPQPPLQPPTPLWCYEQTQPLSGVMCNPQPPSGVMSNPQPPTTLWCDEEPPNPQPPSGMMSNPQPATPSATPQPPSGVMSIPQPPSGVMSNPQPPTTLWCDEQPPTAPSGVMSNPPNPSASLNTLLWFDEQPPNPQSPSGVMSIPQPPSGVMSNLPNSLWCDEQPPTPKHPLV; this is encoded by the exons ATGTgcaacccccaacccccctctggtgtgatgagcaacccccaacccccaaccACCCTCTGGTGTGATGAGGAACCCCCAACCCCCAAACACCCTCTG CAACCCCCAACCACCCTCTGGTGTGATGAGCATCCCTCAACCGCCCTCTGGTTTGATGAGCAACCCCCCAACCCCCAATCCCCCTCTGGTGTGATGAGCATCCCCCAACCGCCCTCTGGTGTGATGAGCAACCTCCCAAACTCCCTCTGGTGTGATGAGCAACCCCCAACACCCAAACACCCTCTG CATCCCCCAACCACCCTCTGGTTTGATGCGAACCCCCAAGCCCCAACCCCCCTCTGGTTGATGAgcaacccccaacccccctctGGTGTGATGAGCAACCCCCAACCCCCTCTG caacccccaacccccctctGGTGTTATGAGCAAACCCAACCCCTCTCTGGTGTGATGTgcaacccccaacccccctctggtgtgatgagcaacccccaacccccaaccACCCTCTGGTGTGATGAGGAACCCCCTAACCCCCAACCACCCTCTGGTATGATGAGCAACCCCCAACCCGCAACCCCCTCTG CAACCCCCCAACCACCCTCTGGTGTGATGAGCATCCCCCAACCGCCCTCTGGTGTGATGAgcaacccccaacccccaaccACCCTCTGGTGTGATGAGCAACCCCCAACCGCCCCCTCTGGTGTGATGAGCAACCCCCCAAACCCCTCTG CATCCCTCAACACCctcctctggtttgatgagcaACCCCCCAACCCCCAATCCCCCTCTGGTGTGATGAGCATCCCCCAACCGCCCTCTGGTGTGATGAGCAACCTCCCAAACTCCCTCTGGTGTGATGAGCAACCCCCAACACCCAAACACCCTCTGGTGTGA